From the genome of Acidobacteriota bacterium:
CGGCTCGCTACCGGGCGCCGACGTTCCTTGCGCGGGGACGCCAGCCTCGTTCCATACCGGCGCGGAGACGATCCGCTACACGCTCGACTCGGACGGCGACGGGTCGGTGGACGGCCGCGACCGGGGCGACGAGGCCGAGGAGCTCATCGGCCGGAACGACGGACTGTTTCTCCTGCGCCGGGAGGTCTACGGGGCGCACGGGACGACGAACGAGAACCCGGTCGGAACCGTGGCTCTCGTGCGGGGGCCGGTGGCCTACCCGAGCGGGGCCCGGCCTACTCCGCTCTTTCTCTACTGGGGCCGCTTCGACCCCGATCCCGCGCTCGACCTCTGGGGCGACGACGGCTCCGGCGGAGGGATCGCCGGGAACGGCCTTCTCGAGCCCGGCGAGCTGGCGGCGCTGGGTCCGGTGACGGACGAGGACGCGGACGACGACGGGGTGCTCGATCCCGGAGAAGACCGGAACGGCGACGGCGTGCTCTCGCGCCGGATCGACGAGCTGATCCGCGAGATCCAGGTCACGATCACCGCGGAAACGCCCTACCCCGATCCCGATTGGCAAGACCCCGTTCGCTCGACCTCCGGGTCGCCCTTCCGGTTCCGCAGCTCCACCATCGCCAGCGTGATCCGGCCGCGGAACCTCGACCTGCCCGGCGGCGCCTGCGGAGGACTGCCGCAGCCGCCCTCCGGGCTCCATCTCGCCAACGCCTGCCCGGACCCCCTCGCCGACGGACGAGTGAGGCTCGAGTGGACGGCGTCTCCCGACGACGGCGGCGGCGAGGGGGATGTCGAGCGTTACCTCGTCTACCGCACCGAGCACCCGGGACGGTTCGGCCAGTCGGCTCTCTCGGAAACCGCCGCCGGGACGACGCAGTGGACCGACGAGTGGATGGACCTCCGCGGCTGGCCCCCGCGGCAGTACTGGTACCGCGTCCGGGCGATGGACTGCACCCCTTCGCTTTCTCGGGAAGAGCCGGTCGCAGGCCCCTATCCCCCGGAGCCGGGGCCGGCGTTTCCGCCGGAGGCGCGCCTGGTGGATCCGCCCGGCAACGACGGCACGTCGCTCGAGGTCAGGTTCTCCCGCTCGCCGGACGATCCGGCGAACACGACCGGGTACGGCGGACCCGTCTCCGGTTACCACGTCTACCGCTCTCGAACGAGCGACTACCGCTGCGTGGCTCCGGTCAGCAAGACGGCGGTGCCGGCGACCGGGGCCGCCGAGTACGCCTATGTCGACGACGCGTCGAATTCGACGTCCCCGCCGGCCTTCGGCGAACTCTACTACTACTGGATCCGGTCGGAAGACGACGCCGGCCGCCTCTCGCCTTACGGCCCGCGACTTTGCGGGCGACCGTATCGGGGGCCGGCGCCGCCCCGAGGGGTGCGCGCCCGCATCGCCGACCGTGGCCCGGGCGACCGTCCGGTGGAGCTGGTCTTCTCACCCAACCCCGACAACGACAGCGCTGGATACGATCCCTACCTGGTCGACTACCGGATCTACCGCTCGCACGACACCGACGGTGACGGTGTCGCCGATTCGCTCGTCGGCGACAGTGCGGGCTACACGGAAAACGACCTCGCGGCGTCCGTCCGGTGGACCGGCACGGTCTGGGCGTTCTCGCACAATGGCGCGCAGCCCCTCCACCGGAGCCTCGACGGCGGAACGAACTGGCGGCACGACGCCTCGCCGTCGCCATCCATGCTGCACGACGGCGCCTTCGCGGACGCCGACGTCGGACTCGTCGTCGGTCACGGGGGCGAGATCCTCCGCACGGCCGACGGCGGAGCGAACTGGAGCCCGGTGACGTCGGGAACGGCGGCCAACCTCCAGGACGTCGCCTTCGTGAGCGGAAGCCGCGCGCTCGCCGCCGGGGACGGAGGGAGCCTGCTCCGGAGCGAGGACGGAGGCCGAACGTGGACCGCGGTCGCCTCGGGCACTTCCGCCCGGCTCGTTGCCGTGGCCGCGGCCGGCGACGTGGTCGTCGTCGCGGGCCAGGCGGGCACCCTGCTGCGCTCCCTCGACGGAGGCATGACGTTCGCTCCCGTGAACTTCACCACGGAGAATCTGTTCTCCGTCTGCGCCGCGCGGGAGAGCGGCGGCGAGGTCACCATCTGGGCCGGGGCCACGAACCGGTTGTGGAAGTCGGCCGACTCCGGGGCGAGCTGGACGCCGGTCGACCTGCCCCAGGCGGGGGCGGTGAAGGCGCTGGCCTGCGCGCCGGGCGGGGCGGCGGTCGCGGCCGGCGACGGTCCGGCGATGACCGTCTTCGCCACCGCCGACGGGCTCGGATGGAACCCGGAGCCGGTCGCGCTCGCGGCTGGGGCCTGGGATGCCGAGATGCTGGACGGCAGGCTCGCCTGGGTCGCCGACCAGGCCGGGTATGTTCACCGCCGCGACGCCGCCGGCGCCTGGACGAGCGTGGCGGTGGACACCGGTCAGCTCCGGGGCCTCGCGGTTCGACCCGAGATCATCTGGGAGGACGGGGCCACCGCGGGCGACCCGAGCGGCACCCGCCACCACTACGTGGTCACCGCGGCCTACGCGCAGGGGAGTCCGCTGGACGGCGAGTGGGGTGTGGTCCCCGACCGCCCCGCCTCGGTCGAGTCGCCGGACGACGCCCTCGACCAGATCCTCGTCGACCCCTGCCGCGACTTCGAGCTGTCGATCGAGACGCCATGAAAGGGACACGCCGCATGACGGTTCGGAATCGCGAGTCCGGCGCGAGCCTCGTGGTGGTGATGATGGTCGTTGCCGGGCTGACCCTCGTCGGCCTGGGCCTGCTCGCATCCGCCACGCTCTCGCTGAGCAGCACGGACGCGGAGCGGGACGACGCCGAAAGGCGCTTCATCGCCGAGGCGGGGCTGCAGCGGATGGCCGGCGACATCACCTGCTCGCTCGCCGGCAGTCCCGCCCTGGGGCGGATCTTCGACAATCTCGTCATGCTCCACGGGACCCACGGCCGGTCCCGCGGCCCCGACGGGGTGGCCGGGACCGAGGACGACGTGGGAAGGGACTACGTGCGCGTCCCGCACGGCCGAGGGAGTTTCACGATCGACATCCTCACCTTCCCCGAGACGGTCGAGGAGGCGAGAAGGCTGGAGTTCGTCGACATCCAGATCCGCTCGACGGCCGAGCTGGACGGGCAGAAAAGCACCCTCTCCGGCGTGATCCGGGTCGGATTGAGACCTTCCCGGGTCTTCGACAACGCCTACCTGATGGACAACCACGCCTGGATGGACGGCTGGCCCTGCGGTTCTCTCTACATCCACGGCAACCTGCGCGCCAACGGCGACGTGCGGCTCGCCGGATCCTGCGTCCGCGGCCGTGGCACGCCGCTGTACGAGCGCGTGACGGGGACCGACCTCGTCGGCCGGATCCACGACGGGGGCATCATCGCCGCGGGGGCCATCACCGGCGCCCAGAGCTGCGAGGGCGACTACGCCGTCGCGGCGAACCGCCACGAGCACGAGGATCGCGTGCGCATGCCGAACCTCTCCGACCTCTCCCTCTACGTTCGCGCGGCACGCGAATGGAACGGCGGCTCCGCCGGCCCCGACGGGATCTGGGGAACCTCGGACGACACCGGGGGTTCGACGCTCCAGGTGTGGGACAAGGGCCTCGGCCGCTACCGGACCTACCGCGCCTGCATCGGGTGCAACGTCGGTCCCGACGGGGTCTGGAACACCGCGGACGACCTGTACGGGCGGGACGGCTTGCCGGGCACCGACGACGACGAGTCACCGTTCATGATCCTCGACGGCCGGATCCAGCCGATCATCATCGACGGGCCCGTCGTCATCGGGAGCCCGGGGCCGGACGGCGTGTGGAACACGGCCGACGAGTACGACGCCTCGGGCCTCCGGCCGATGACGGGGGCGGTCATCATCCTCGGCCGCGTGTCGGGTCAGGGGAGCATCTACAGCGCCGGGAACATCTACATCCCCGACGAGCTCGCCTACGACGCCCCGCCGCTGCCCCACCTTCCCGGGAGCGGCCCGCCGCCGGGCACCGGGTACCCCAACGGTCCGTCCACCCTGTTCCCGTCGATGGCCGAGGAGGACATCGAGGCGTGGCTCGCTCTCACCTCGACGTCTCCCCCCGCGGGCGCTTACCGCGTCCGGGACGCCGACATGCTGGGCCTGTTCGCGCGCGAGAACATCGTCATCGGCAGGTTCACGGGGGGCCTCCACTGGGACGAAGTCGACGCCTGGCTCGCCAACCCCGACAACGAGTCGAGGGAGGATCTCGGAGCGGATCGGCTCCCCAACACCCTGGACGCGGACGAGGGGAACGGCGTCTGGGACGTGCGGACCTACGGCGCGGACGGAGCGAACCAATGCGGGTCGGGCCTCAGACCCGCCGGCTACGCGCCCGGGGACGTCGTCCCTGGCTCGGGCGAGGATCTGGACGGGGACGGACGTTTCGACGACCGGATCACCCGCGGGAGCGTCGACGCGTACGGGCTTCCCTCGGGAGGGCCCTCGAGCTTCGCGTTCCCCCTGAACATCAACGACCGGCTCGACTACACCGCAGCGGATCCGAACTCCGCCCCGCCGCTCGACACGGACGGCGACGGCGCGATCTGGCGGGGCAGCCCGCTATGGACCGACGCTTCCACCTCGCACACCTGGGCCGAGGTCGCACCCGATCCACCCCAGTTCGATTCGCTTCAGGCGGTGCTCTACTCGAACCACGCGATCGTCGGAGTGGCGCTGGCGGGTCCGTCGGGGCTGCACGAGTACTACGGCGCCGTCATCGCACGCGTCGAATCGCTGTTCGGCTCGGCGACGACCGTTTTCTCGCACGACCCCCGGCTGCTCGGCGGAGCGCGCGGCTACGGCATCTTCCTTCCCCGCGAGCTGGAGGTGCAGGTGAGAAGCTGGAAGTCGGAGTGACGGCTTTTCACACCCCGAAGGAGACGCCGCACCCGCAGGATCTGGTCACGTTGGGGTTGTCGACCACGAAGCCGGCGCCCAACAGATCCTCCACGTAGTCGACGGTGGCTCCGCGGAGGTACGGCAGAGAGACCGGATCGCACACGACGAGCACTTCCTCGATCTCCACCCGCTCGTCGTCCTCCCGAACCTCGTCGAACGCGAACGTGTACTTGAACCCGGCGCACCCGCCGCCGTCCACGCCGACCCGGAAGGCCTTCCCCGCGAACTCGGTCCGGCCGCTCCGGAAGCTCCTGATCTTCTCCAACGCCCGCGGGGTCAGCGAGATCAGGGGCGCGCCCGCCTGCGGCAGCCCCCGGTGCGCTCCGGCCCCGCCTTCGGTGGTTCGGTTCGTGCTCATCCGGTCTGGTCTCCCACCGTTTCGAGCCGGCACCGCCGGCCTATGCATAGTGTACCTTCCCGGCCGAAGCGTGTCCCGCGCGCCCGATCGGCCGGGTTATGATGGCGGGCCGCCCGGGCGGCGGGGAGACCTGGAACGGACGATGCCGCGCCGACGTGTCGTGATCACGGGGATGGGAGCGGTTTCCTCGATCGGAACCGGCCTGGCCGCGATCGAATCGGCCCTTCGCGAGGGTCGCTCGGGAATCCGCCGCGTTCCGGAATGGGGCGAGATGGGCATCGAGTCGCAGGTCGCCGGTGTCCCGGAGGCCGAGCCCGACTGCCCCCTCCTGACCCGGCGGGTCGAGAAGAACTCGACCAGCGTGGCGCGCATGGCCCTCTTCGCCGCCCACGAGGCACTCCGCGGAGCCGGCCTCGACCCCCTCGGACTGCGCGGGCAGCGGCTGGCGGTGCTCATCGGCTCGGGGTCGGCCTCGACCCTGCAGAACTTCCTGTCGTGCCGCGACCTCGAGCGGACGGGAACCACACGGCGGGTCACGCCCTACACGGTGCCGCGAGTGATGGGATCGACCGCGGCGGCCAACGTCAGCGTGGCGCTGGGGACGACCGGAGAGAGCTGGTCGGTGTCCTCCGCCTGCTCGACGGGCGCCCACGCGATCGGGCTCGGTGCGCTCATGATCCGCTGGGGACGCTACGACCGGATCCTCGCCGGCGCGGCCGAGGAGCTCGACTGGACGCGGGTCGGCGCGTTCGACGCCATGCGCGCCCTCTCCCGCGGCTACAACGATCGCCCGGAGCAGGCCTCCCGCCCGTTCGACGTGCGCCGGGACGGGTTCGTGATCAGCGGGGGCGCCGGTGTCGTCGTGCTGGAGGAGCTCGAGGCGGCACGCCGGCGCGGCGCGCCGATTCTCGCCGAGGTTGCCGGGTACGGCGCCAATTCGGACGGGCATGACATGGTCCTCCCCGACACGAGGGGAGCGGTGAACGTGATGCGCGAGGCGCTGGCCGACGCCGGCATCGCCCCGGAGGAGGTGGGCTACGTCAACGCACACGGCACTTCGACGCCGCACGGCGATCCGTCGGAGGCCGCCGCGATGGGCGAGGTCTTCGGGCGGCGGCAACCGTGGCTCTCCTCGACGAAGTCGATCACCGGCCATGCGATCGGGGCGGCGGGAGCGCTCGAGGTCATCTACACCGTCCTGATGATGCGCGGCGGCTTCCTCGCGCCGTCGCGGAACCTCGACGAGATCGATCCCTCGTGCGCGCACCTTCGCTTCGTGCGCGAACCGGACAACGACATCGCCGTGACGGTGGCGATGTCCAACAGCTTCGGATTCGGCGGGACCAACGCCTCGCTGGTTCTCAGGTTGGTCGAACCGGCGGGTCAGCCCCCGCGCAGCGCCGCTTCGTAAGGCGCCGCCTCCGCGCGGGCCCTCCGGAAACGCGGACGGCGGAACGGCTGGCGAACCGCACCGCCCGGCGTACCATCTCGGTGCCGGAAGGGCGTCGGGGGTCGGGCAGCGCGCCGACAGGACGGTACGCCATGGCCACCTGCCCCGAGTGCGGCGGACGCCTCTTTCCCGTGCGGCCCGCGGCGCTGGTCCTGCCCCGCGAGGGCGTCTGTTGCCGCTGGTGCCGCGCCCTGCTGCGCCTTCCCTGGACGTGGCGCGCCGCTTGGCTGGGCGCCCTGGTCCTCGCCCTCGCCGCGGCCGCGTACGCCGCGTTCCGCGTCCCGGCGGGCCCGGCGCGGCTGCTCTGGCTCGCCGGCCTCGCGGCCGGGGTCCCGCTGGCGGCGTGGCTCGCGGGATCGTGCCTTCCCCTGGCGACGGTCCGCCCGAGGGACTACAGGGAGTGGACGGTGGAGGAGGGGGAGGCCGAAGCCGCCGCCGGCCGGGAAGCCTCCTGAGCGGACCCGGCGCCCGATCGTGACACCGGGCCGGGACTGAGCTATCGTTCCCCGGCGCGGCGCCGCTGCGGCACGGCCGCGGAGCGGCAGGCCGGAAGGGTGGCCGAGTGGTTTAAGGCGGCGGTCTCGAAAACCGCTGTACGGGTTTCCCCGTACCGTGGGTTCGAATCCCACCCCTTCCGCCAGTCAGGCCGCCGGCCGCGCCCGAGCGGGAGTGGCTGATGTCCGATGCCGACGCTCCGGGCGGGAACGATGCCCCGCTGACGATCTTCGACCTGCTGACGGCCTATCACCGCAGCCTCGAGACGATGCGGGCCTGGCTCGACGAGGCCGACATGACCGATGTCGAGCGGGCCGGGATCGCCGATGCCTGGCAGGCCGAGATGGCGGAGTGGTTCCGCCGCCACGGCTACTGCTTCGGCTGCAACCGCCCCCTCGCCCGCTGCTCCTGCGATTGAACGCGCCGGCGCGCGGAGGCGAGGGAGGGCAGGCGGATCGTGAAGACGGTCCCCTCGCCGGGGCGCGAGTCGAACGCGATGGTTCCGCCCGCCGCCTCCACGACCCGCTGGCAGATCGGCAGCCCGAGTCCGGAGCCCCCCTCCCGGGTGGTGAAGTGAAGCTCGAAGATCCGGTCCCGGTGCTCTTCCGGAATGCCGGCGCCCGTGTCCGCGACGGTCAGCACCACCGCGTCGCCGTCCGGCCGGGCCCCGAGCGTCAGCCGCCCCCCATCGGGCATCGCCTGAAGGGCGTTGAGCGCGAGATTCAGCAAGACCTGGCGCAGCCGCGCCGTCGACACGGCGACTTCGCCCGGCTGTCCTTCCTGCTCGACGACGAGGTCCACGCCTTGGTGGCGTGCCTCCACGCGCAGCAGGCGGGCGACGGAGTGCATCACCTCGGTCACCCGCGCATGGGCCGGTGCGCGCTCGTCCGGGCTGGTGAAGTTC
Proteins encoded in this window:
- a CDS encoding beta-ketoacyl-[acyl-carrier-protein] synthase family protein codes for the protein MPRRRVVITGMGAVSSIGTGLAAIESALREGRSGIRRVPEWGEMGIESQVAGVPEAEPDCPLLTRRVEKNSTSVARMALFAAHEALRGAGLDPLGLRGQRLAVLIGSGSASTLQNFLSCRDLERTGTTRRVTPYTVPRVMGSTAAANVSVALGTTGESWSVSSACSTGAHAIGLGALMIRWGRYDRILAGAAEELDWTRVGAFDAMRALSRGYNDRPEQASRPFDVRRDGFVISGGAGVVVLEELEAARRRGAPILAEVAGYGANSDGHDMVLPDTRGAVNVMREALADAGIAPEEVGYVNAHGTSTPHGDPSEAAAMGEVFGRRQPWLSSTKSITGHAIGAAGALEVIYTVLMMRGGFLAPSRNLDEIDPSCAHLRFVREPDNDIAVTVAMSNSFGFGGTNASLVLRLVEPAGQPPRSAAS
- a CDS encoding iron-sulfur cluster assembly accessory protein, with protein sequence MSTNRTTEGGAGAHRGLPQAGAPLISLTPRALEKIRSFRSGRTEFAGKAFRVGVDGGGCAGFKYTFAFDEVREDDERVEIEEVLVVCDPVSLPYLRGATVDYVEDLLGAGFVVDNPNVTRSCGCGVSFGV